TGAAAATACGGGACCCCTGCTGAGGTAAGGGAAGCTAAATGAATGACTAATGCGATAAAAAAAATGATCATTCCATAAATTCCAAGCGTCGCAGCAATGACCATTAATAAAAATCGCAGCAGCCTGCTTGCTCCTGAAAAAGAATAATATGGAGCAACGAAGCTGGATATCGCAGTTAAGGAAACGACGATGACAATGGCCGGTGAAACAAGTCCTGCCGCAACGGCCGACTCACCGATTACAATTGCTCCAACGATTGAAACAGCAGATCCGACCGGTCTCGGCATCCGGACTCCAGCCTCACGGAGAATTTCAAAAATAACCTCCATTAACAGAGCTTCTACAAATGCCGGAAATGGCACCCCTTCCCGTTGAGCAGCAAGACTAATCAGGAGTTCTGAAGGAATGAGCTCTTGATGAAATGTAGTTACAGCTATGTAAGCAGCAGGAAAAGCGAGTCCGATCGCATAGGCAATCAGTCTGATAATACGGACGAGAGAAGCGATATCATAATTTTGGTAATAATCCTCGGCCGCCTGAAAAAAAGCCCAAAAGGTAGCGGGGGCAATAATACAAAATGGGGTTCCCTCCATCATAATGATGACTTTCCCCTCCGTAAGAGCAGAGGCTGCCACGTCAGGCCTCTCCGTAGATAAAAAAACAGGAAAAGGGGTTAATTTATTTTCTTTAAGCAGTTCCTCGAGCATGCCTGTTTCAAATAATTTATCCGTTTCAAGCATCGACAATTTTGAACGGATATGGTTCAAAACCTTTTTATCTACTAGCCCTTCAATATACCCTATTACGATTTTCGTTTGCGTAATTTTCCCTGCCCTTAATGATTCAAAGTAAAGCATCGGAGTCGATATCCTTCTTCTCAAAAGGGGGATGTTATCCGCAATCATCTCCACAAACCCCTCACGTGGTCCGCGAACCATCGTTTGAGACTGAGGCTCTTCAATGGTCCGGCTCTTCCAGGAGGTTAAAGGGATTGTATATGCAAAGGATTGCCCGTCCATAAATAGGGCAACCCCGCCTCTTATGATGAGATCGGCCACATCTGCAAAATGAACAGCGGTCTTTAATCCAGCCGAAGTGCTTACCGTATTCTGGATCCAGCCTTTCTTTGCAGGAACGCCTTCCTGTACCTGATTCAAAATAGGAGACACGATAAATTCTTCAATTTGCTTGCGATCTGCCATATTTTCAAGGTAAACCACCATAAAAGAGAACGATTCCCGGGGATAAGTCTGGATGACAAGATCATCACTTTTTCCGAACAAACGTGAAATGACCGCCTCATTTTCAGCCATTCTTTCCGTAATTGGAAGAGCAGCCCAGCCCAAACGCTTTTCTTCCAATTCTTTAATCCGGTCTCTTTTACTTTTAGAACGCAGCAATGGAACCGCTCCTCTCCAAAAAGCTTGATGTCCTCAGTATGCTTCACAAATATTACCTTATTCACGATTCACACCCTCTCGCTGAAGGCAAAAAAAAAGAACACTCCCTATTTGAAGTGTCCTCTTCATTCATTTCCCCGCATTCAGCCCGTCCAAAATAAATTGCTGCGCTTTCCAGCCGCTTGCAGAAGATGTATCCATGGAAAGCTGTTTAGCCGCGGATAACAGATTTTTTTTCAAAGCTGAATCCTCTTTCACACGGTTGATGCCTTCTGATGCCGCCTTAATCTGGTCAGATTCAGGTTTTCCTCCAGAAATGATTTGAAGAGATACAGCTGATAAGCTGGCGGCCGCTTTTTGCAGGGCTTCCGACGAATCCCCGGTGCTTGCAACCGGCCACTCTGTCTGTTTTCCACCCCATGCTTCCACCTGTTTTTCCTGAAAAGCTTTGCTCAATGCACTTGTTTCTTCCTTAGAAAACCCAATACCTCCATAAACGAAGAAAGCACCATTTTCTTCCCTGACCACAGCCGCATAACCGCTGTTCTTAAGCTCACCCGCTACCTCTTCAGCTGAGGCTCG
The Metabacillus sp. FJAT-52054 genome window above contains:
- a CDS encoding spore germination protein, encoding MLRSKSKRDRIKELEEKRLGWAALPITERMAENEAVISRLFGKSDDLVIQTYPRESFSFMVVYLENMADRKQIEEFIVSPILNQVQEGVPAKKGWIQNTVSTSAGLKTAVHFADVADLIIRGGVALFMDGQSFAYTIPLTSWKSRTIEEPQSQTMVRGPREGFVEMIADNIPLLRRRISTPMLYFESLRAGKITQTKIVIGYIEGLVDKKVLNHIRSKLSMLETDKLFETGMLEELLKENKLTPFPVFLSTERPDVAASALTEGKVIIMMEGTPFCIIAPATFWAFFQAAEDYYQNYDIASLVRIIRLIAYAIGLAFPAAYIAVTTFHQELIPSELLISLAAQREGVPFPAFVEALLMEVIFEILREAGVRMPRPVGSAVSIVGAIVIGESAVAAGLVSPAIVIVVSLTAISSFVAPYYSFSGASRLLRFLLMVIAATLGIYGMIIFFIALVIHLASLTSAGVPYFQPFAPFSLDQQKDGFLRMPLWMTNTKLYKRIQKKQESGGSA